In Hyphomicrobiales bacterium, the following are encoded in one genomic region:
- a CDS encoding SCO family protein, which translates to MALRLVTALLAAGAWLLTDALPAAAHGDAASDVSPFDEKQALKVSQDAIGRAVGNHALVDSAGNPVDLTDFRGKPLVISLIYTSCYDTCPLITENLRNAVRAGRSALGKDSFSVVTIGFDAKNDTPERMRLYAGERGIDLANWRLLSADAETIHRLADTLGFIYFPSPRGFDHLAQTTILDGAGTVYRQVYGASFAAPSIVEPLKDLIFGRARDFTTIPGIANRIRLFCTLYDPRDDRYYFDYSVFIGMIIGALSLGGVGVIVTRNVWRLWREGRAS; encoded by the coding sequence ATGGCTCTTCGGCTCGTTACGGCGCTGTTGGCGGCAGGAGCATGGTTGCTGACAGACGCGCTGCCGGCTGCCGCCCATGGCGATGCCGCGTCCGACGTTAGCCCATTCGACGAAAAGCAGGCGCTCAAGGTCAGCCAGGACGCCATCGGCCGCGCTGTCGGCAACCATGCCTTGGTCGATTCGGCCGGAAACCCGGTCGATCTTACAGACTTCAGGGGCAAGCCGCTGGTCATTAGCCTGATCTATACGAGCTGCTATGACACCTGCCCGTTGATCACCGAAAATCTGCGCAACGCAGTGCGCGCTGGCCGCTCCGCGCTCGGCAAGGACTCTTTTTCCGTCGTCACCATCGGCTTCGACGCCAAGAACGACACACCCGAGCGGATGCGCCTCTACGCCGGGGAGCGCGGGATCGACCTGGCCAACTGGCGTCTCCTGTCCGCTGATGCCGAGACCATACACCGGCTCGCTGACACGCTCGGCTTTATCTATTTCCCCTCGCCGCGCGGCTTCGACCATCTGGCGCAGACGACCATCCTCGACGGCGCCGGTACCGTCTACCGGCAGGTCTATGGCGCGAGCTTCGCCGCGCCGAGCATCGTCGAGCCGCTCAAGGACCTCATATTCGGCCGCGCCCGCGATTTCACCACCATCCCCGGCATCGCCAACCGCATCCGTCTGTTCTGCACCCTCTACGATCCGCGCGACGACCGCTATTATTTCGATTATTCGGTTTTCATCGGGATGATCATCGGCGCCTTGAGCCTGGGCGGAGTAGGGGTGATCGTCACCCGCAATGTCTGGCGGCTGTGGCGCGAGGGCCGGGCGAGCTAG
- the cyoE gene encoding heme o synthase, producing MANAIALAANVFKLRIGFAITLCALAGLAVTPGDTLPAWKVAVLALAVFLSSASAGAFNQYAERDLDALMARTRNRPFVTGALAAGPAWLAAILGVLALGVGLAGLVLNAAAALYVFLGAFVYGIVYTVWLKRRSVLNIVIGGLAGSFAVLAGAAAVDPALAPAPLILAVVLFLWTPPHFWSLATALSEDYAKAGVPMLPVVVGEAVAARIILAHTVALVLLSLVPVMFGLGVVYLACAVLGGAVFVWRSLALVRAPGRKAALQNFHASLLQLTLLLVGAMIDGWLIS from the coding sequence TTGGCCAACGCGATCGCCCTTGCCGCCAACGTGTTCAAGCTGCGCATAGGCTTTGCGATCACGCTTTGCGCGCTGGCCGGTCTGGCGGTGACGCCGGGAGACACGCTTCCGGCCTGGAAGGTCGCGGTGCTGGCGCTGGCGGTGTTCCTGTCCTCGGCGAGCGCCGGCGCCTTCAACCAGTATGCGGAACGCGACCTCGACGCGCTGATGGCGCGGACCCGCAACCGCCCCTTCGTCACCGGCGCGCTTGCCGCGGGGCCGGCCTGGCTTGCCGCCATCCTAGGCGTGCTTGCCCTCGGCGTCGGCCTTGCCGGCCTGGTGCTCAATGCCGCCGCGGCGCTCTACGTCTTTCTCGGCGCCTTCGTCTACGGCATCGTCTATACAGTTTGGCTGAAGCGCCGCTCGGTGCTCAATATCGTCATCGGCGGGCTTGCCGGCAGCTTCGCGGTGCTGGCCGGCGCCGCCGCGGTCGATCCAGCGCTGGCGCCGGCGCCACTGATCCTCGCCGTCGTCCTGTTCCTGTGGACGCCGCCGCATTTCTGGAGCCTCGCAACAGCGCTCAGCGAGGACTACGCCAAGGCCGGCGTGCCGATGCTTCCCGTCGTCGTCGGCGAGGCGGTTGCCGCCCGGATCATCCTCGCCCACACGGTGGCCCTGGTCCTTCTGTCACTCGTCCCCGTCATGTTTGGGCTTGGAGTCGTCTATCTTGCCTGTGCGGTCCTCGGCGGCGCCGTGTTCGTGTGGCGGAGCCTGGCCCTTGTGCGCGCGCCCGGCCGCAAGGCAGCGCTGCAGAACTTTCATGCCTCGCTCTTGCAGCTCACGCTGCTGCTGGTCGGGGCCATGATCGATGGCTGGCTCATTTCGTGA
- a CDS encoding cbb3-type cytochrome c oxidase subunit I produces the protein MADATTYGKGIRAVEAKFRTCPDTGLRVEAQAEALIKANAVVGVVFLAIGGFFGLLVALTRWPAVHILPAEWFYLALTAHGADVLLFWIIFFEIAILYFGSAVLLGSRLAVPKIAWLGFALMLVGAVLANIAVLQGESSVMFTSYPPMQARPNFYLGLILFAVGALIGCFVFFATLVVAKDEKTYEGSVPLVTFGAITAAIIAVFTIASGAVILIPTWLWSLGLISTVDPLLYKVIWWGMGHSSQQVNVSAHVAVWYAIAAMVLGARPLSEKVSRTAFLLYILFLQLASAHHLLVEPGISSNWKIFNTSYAMYLAVLGSMIHGLSVPGAVEVAQRRRGFTNGIFEWLRKAPWDNPAFAGMFLSLIMFGFLGGISGVVLGTEQINLLMHNTLYVPGHFHATVVAGTTLAFMAITYLVVPLIFRRQIILKGLAKWQPYLFGIGVGGISLFMMGAGTLGVPRRHWDITFTDAPLSVELPGTAFLMMGLNGIFALLAATGGLIFIVIVVGSVLFGERRTEAVAKANPVVFDGGAAVAHYGSEEHVKVPGTIVLIAVFFTAFVLYYFVNWKFLSEVWPLS, from the coding sequence ATGGCAGACGCAACAACATACGGAAAAGGGATCAGAGCCGTCGAGGCGAAGTTCCGCACTTGTCCCGACACCGGCCTCAGGGTCGAGGCCCAGGCCGAGGCGCTGATCAAAGCGAATGCCGTCGTCGGGGTCGTGTTTCTTGCCATCGGCGGCTTTTTTGGCCTGCTCGTGGCGCTGACCCGCTGGCCGGCCGTGCACATCCTGCCCGCCGAATGGTTCTATCTGGCATTGACCGCGCACGGTGCCGACGTGCTGTTGTTCTGGATCATCTTTTTCGAGATCGCGATCCTCTATTTTGGTTCTGCCGTGCTGCTGGGCAGCCGGCTCGCTGTGCCGAAAATCGCCTGGCTCGGTTTCGCCCTGATGCTGGTCGGCGCGGTGCTCGCCAACATCGCCGTGCTGCAGGGCGAATCGAGCGTCATGTTCACCTCCTATCCGCCGATGCAGGCACGGCCCAACTTCTATCTCGGGTTGATCCTGTTCGCGGTCGGGGCGCTGATCGGCTGTTTCGTCTTCTTCGCCACCCTGGTCGTCGCCAAGGACGAGAAGACCTATGAAGGATCGGTGCCGCTGGTCACCTTCGGGGCCATCACCGCGGCGATCATCGCCGTGTTTACCATCGCTTCGGGCGCCGTGATCCTCATTCCGACCTGGCTGTGGTCCCTCGGCCTTATCAGCACCGTCGACCCGCTGCTCTACAAGGTCATCTGGTGGGGGATGGGTCATTCCTCGCAACAGGTCAACGTCTCCGCCCATGTCGCCGTCTGGTACGCCATCGCCGCCATGGTGCTGGGCGCCAGGCCGCTGTCGGAAAAGGTCAGCCGCACGGCCTTCCTGCTCTATATTCTGTTTCTGCAGCTCGCTTCGGCGCACCATCTGCTGGTCGAGCCGGGCATCAGTTCGAACTGGAAGATCTTCAACACTTCCTACGCCATGTATCTTGCCGTCCTCGGCAGCATGATCCATGGGCTGAGCGTGCCCGGCGCGGTGGAGGTGGCGCAGCGCCGCCGCGGGTTCACCAACGGCATCTTTGAGTGGCTGCGCAAGGCGCCATGGGACAATCCGGCGTTTGCCGGCATGTTCCTCTCGCTGATCATGTTTGGCTTCCTGGGCGGCATCTCCGGGGTCGTTCTCGGCACCGAGCAGATCAACCTCTTGATGCACAACACGCTCTATGTGCCGGGACACTTCCACGCTACGGTCGTCGCAGGCACGACACTCGCCTTCATGGCCATCACCTATCTGGTGGTGCCGCTTATCTTCCGGCGGCAGATCATCCTGAAGGGCCTCGCCAAATGGCAACCCTACCTGTTCGGCATCGGGGTGGGCGGCATTTCCCTGTTCATGATGGGGGCCGGAACGCTCGGCGTTCCGCGGCGGCATTGGGACATCACCTTCACCGATGCGCCGCTGTCCGTCGAACTGCCGGGCACGGCCTTCCTGATGATGGGCTTGAACGGCATTTTCGCGCTGCTCGCCGCGACAGGCGGCCTTATCTTCATCGTTATCGTCGTCGGCTCGGTGCTGTTCGGCGAGCGGCGCACGGAGGCCGTCGCCAAGGCCAATCCGGTGGTCTTCGACGGCGGCGCGGCGGTGGCCCACTACGGCTCGGAGGAGCATGTCAAGGTTCCCGGGACCATCGTCTTGATCGCCGTGTTCTTCACCGCCTTCGTGCTCTACTACTTCGTCAACTGGAAGTTCCTGTCCGAAGTGTGGCCGCTGAGCTGA
- a CDS encoding superoxide dismutase family protein yields the protein MKRLIAMIIGTVPVLAIGGAAFAQQPAMEAAKADVADKDGKALGTVEFTQTPNGVLVRAVLEGLPQGTHGFHLHAVGKCEPPFDSAGGHYNPTNAEHGFFSEGGPHAGDMVNLNVPESGAVTFETVTTMVTISGGENPLLDDDGSALVIHGGADDYTSQPAGDAGPRIGCGVIEASGG from the coding sequence ATGAAACGCCTTATTGCGATGATTATAGGAACCGTGCCAGTGCTGGCCATCGGCGGCGCTGCCTTTGCGCAGCAGCCGGCGATGGAAGCGGCCAAGGCGGATGTGGCCGACAAGGACGGCAAGGCGCTTGGAACGGTCGAGTTCACCCAGACGCCGAATGGCGTCCTGGTCCGGGCGGTGCTCGAGGGCCTGCCGCAGGGCACACACGGCTTCCACCTCCACGCGGTGGGTAAATGCGAGCCGCCGTTCGATTCGGCGGGCGGGCACTATAATCCCACCAATGCCGAGCATGGCTTTTTTAGCGAGGGCGGGCCACACGCCGGCGACATGGTCAACCTCAACGTGCCGGAAAGCGGCGCGGTGACGTTCGAGACCGTCACCACCATGGTCACCATCTCCGGCGGCGAGAACCCGCTCCTCGATGATGACGGCTCGGCCCTCGTGATTCACGGGGGGGCGGATGATTATACCAGCCAGCCCGCCGGGGATGCTGGTCCTCGGATCGGCTGCGGCGTGATCGAGGCCAGTGGCGGCTAA